In the genome of Sardina pilchardus chromosome 14, fSarPil1.1, whole genome shotgun sequence, one region contains:
- the LOC134100630 gene encoding interleukin-6 receptor subunit beta-like isoform X5, with protein sequence MRRTVDLMWKGPPVSCQAIDGYKIVVDSNVTGYLEPTQNQTSIELSATAHRVVIAAYKNETTLCDDSVVISGVAELAGEGPPVHVAQATAVDGQILVSWAAPQDPVSSYMVVWYTNRSIYTWLQTQETNLSFPGVPQELYTVIVTPLYNDTPGNDSTLYIYTEEGDPAKVTGVEVTDVDDTWAKVEWDTVPSDHCCGFVLNYTVLYKATDTQEPELNVTVNSTGQPDRRHSVILKDLQPDTAYSVYVMAFSIAGSSESNSYGFTTRKFGQVFITILVRTGVVMFSLLIAALSLFILLRRMRIQKVPNPGLSSVGQWHKMSSTPWVISQPGQNMPCDISTLEAILPLPFDPEETHLFSPQVRTDLSQDNESVMPGRSTRAADSTDTLSNKAQTNASSEDKPLLGKHADEPCLEQTLSYISVETGKTLDRTMETQCSSLQTKPGEHEPCLEQTLSYISVETGRTIETQGSSLQTKPGENEPCLEQTLAYISVETGQTLACTTETQGSSLQTKSAELEPGKQSTVNTVLSYLTVDQCHRTK encoded by the exons ATGAGGAGGACGGTTGATCTCATGTGGAAG GGTCCTCCTGTGTCCTGCCAAGCCATTGATGGGTACAAGATTGTTGTTGATTCTAACGTCACTGGGTATTTAGAGCCTACCCAGAACCAGACCTCGATTGAGCTCAGTGCCACAGCCCATCGAGTGGTGATAGCTGCATATAAAAATGAAACCACGCTTTGTGATGATTCAGTCGTGATTTCTGGTGTTGCTGAGT TGGCCGGAGAGGGTCCTCCTGTTCATGTGGCCCAGGCGACCGCTGTTGATGGCCAAATCTTGGTGTCGTGGGCCGCGCCACAAGATCCAGTTAGCAGCTACATGGTTGTGTGGTACACAAACCGAAGTATCTACACGTGGCTACAAACTCAAGAGACAAACCTCTCATTTCCTG GTGTGCCGCAGGAACTTTACACTGTCATTGTTACTCCACTTTACAACGACACCCCAGGAAATGACAGCACCCTTTACATTTACacagaggaggggg ACCCTGCTAAGGTCACTGGTGTGGAGGTCACTGATGTGGATGACACGTGGGCAAAAGTGGAGTGGGACACTGTCCCTTCTGACCATTGTTGTGGCTTCGTCCTCAACTACACAGTGCTCTACAAGGCTACTGACACACAGGAGCCAGAGCTCA ATGTTACAGTGAACAGCACAGGCCAGCCTGACAGACGGCACTCTGTAATACTCAAGGACCTCCAACCCGATACAGcttacagtgtgtatgtgatggCTTTCTCCATTGCCGGATCCAGTGAAAGCAATTCTTATGGCTTCACAACAAGAAAATTTG GGCAAGTCTTCATTACGATACTGGTGAGGACTGGAGTTGTAATGTTCTCACTGCTGATCGCTGCACTGTCACTCTTcattct gctgaggaggatgaggattcAGAAGGTGCCAAATCCAGGACTGAGCTCCGTAGGCCAGTGGCACAAAATG TCTTCCACTCCCTGGGTAATCAGTCAGCCCGGACAAAACATGCCATGTGATATCTCCACCCTGGAGGCTATCTTACCTCTTCCTTTCGACCCTGAAGAAACTCACCTGTTCAGCCCACAGGTGCGCACAGACCTGTCTCAGGACAACGAGAGTGTCATGCCTGGTCGCAGCACCAGAGCAGCTGATTCTACTGACACACTCTCCAACAAAGCCCAGACCAATGCTAGTTCCGAGGACAAGCCATTGTTAGGAAAGCATGCTGATGAGCCGTGCCTGGAGCAGACTCTATCTTATATCTCCGTGGAGACGGGCAAAACATTGGACCGTACTATGGAAACCCAATGTTCCTCTTTACAGACTAAACCTGGGGAACATGAGCCATGCTTGGAGCAGACTCTATCTTATATCTCTGTGGAGACAGGCCGTACTATTGAGACCCAAGGCTCCTCTTTACAGACTAAACCTGGGGAAAATGAGCCATGCTTGGAGCAGACTCTAGCTTATATCTCTGTGGAGACAGGTCAAACATTGGCCTGTACTACAGAGACCCAAGGTTCCTCCTTACAGACAAAATCTGCTGAACTGGAACCTGGAAAACAAAGCACTGTAAACACGGTTCTGTCCTACCTCACAGTGGATCAGTGCCATCGCACCAAATAA
- the LOC134100630 gene encoding interleukin-31 receptor subunit alpha-like isoform X3, translating to MLPKNSQNITCVSTLRLDGLYLTCDWDPLGISTSTLYSVTLRRQNRYNVKEIPVEGYITTDNKNFSRRLMGMGYAVTVTVNSSNETWQIHIDNLFDIVKYDPPYRVWTEAYTGGIRVNWETRQDYDKICDVQYLQEAPHIEKVWSTTTDFHEANTMNVTMNITDVKPCFNYTASVRCSVGKPLSPWSDWRSNTTFLPLSVDSIALQLWRRVLEPVASGMRRTVDLMWKGPPVSCQAIDGYKIVVDSNVTGYLEPTQNQTSIELSATAHRVVIAAYKNETTLCDDSVVISGVAELAGEGPPVHVAQATAVDGQILVSWAAPQDPVSSYMVVWYTNRSIYTWLQTQETNLSFPGVPQELYTVIVTPLYNDTPGNDSTLYIYTEEGDPAKVTGVEVTDVDDTWAKVEWDTVPSDHCCGFVLNYTVLYKATDTQEPELNVTVNSTGQPDRRHSVILKDLQPDTAYSVYVMAFSIAGSSESNSYGFTTRKFGQVFITILVRTGVVMFSLLIAALSLFILLRRMRIQKVPNPGLSSVGQWHKMSSTPWVISQPGQNMPCDISTLEAILPLPFDPEETHLFSPQVRTDLSQDNESVMPGRSTRAADSTDTLSNKAQTNASSEDKPLLGKHADEPCLEQTLSYISVETGKTLDRTMETQCSSLQTKPGEHEPCLEQTLSYISVETGRTIETQGSSLQTKPGENEPCLEQTLAYISVETGQTLACTTETQGSSLQTKSAELEPGKQSTVNTVLSYLTVDQCHRTK from the exons ATGCTTCCAAAGAACTCACAGAACATAACATGTGTTTCAACCCTTCGCCTGGATGGCTTATACCTAACATGTGATTGGGACCCTTTGGGAATATCAACAAGCACGCTATACTCAGTTACACTGAGAAG ACAAAACAGGTACAATGTTAAAGAAATCCCTGTGGAGGGCTATATCACTACGGACAACAAAAACTTTTCTCGTCGCCTGATGGGCATGGGGTATGctgtaacagtaacagtaaatTCATCTAATGAGACCTGGCAAATCCATATTGACAACTTGTTTGACATTG TGAAATACGACCCGCCATATCGTGTATGGACTGAAGCCTACACAGGAGGTATCCGAGTTAACTGGGAAACAAGACAGGATTAtgacaaaatatgtgatgttCAGTACCTTCAAGAAGCCCCTCACATAGAG AAAGTATGGAGTACCACAACTGATTTCCATGAAGCCAACACTATGAATGTTACTATGAATATTACTGATGTGAAGCCATGCTTCAATTATACTGCATCAGTGCGCTGTTCTGTCGGAAAGCCATTGTCCCCTTGGAGTGATTGGAGAAGCAATACAACCTTCCTGCCACTTAGTG TAGATTCCATTGCACTCCAACTATGGAGAAGGGTGCTGGAGCCGGTTGCATCGGGCATGAGGAGGACGGTTGATCTCATGTGGAAG GGTCCTCCTGTGTCCTGCCAAGCCATTGATGGGTACAAGATTGTTGTTGATTCTAACGTCACTGGGTATTTAGAGCCTACCCAGAACCAGACCTCGATTGAGCTCAGTGCCACAGCCCATCGAGTGGTGATAGCTGCATATAAAAATGAAACCACGCTTTGTGATGATTCAGTCGTGATTTCTGGTGTTGCTGAGT TGGCCGGAGAGGGTCCTCCTGTTCATGTGGCCCAGGCGACCGCTGTTGATGGCCAAATCTTGGTGTCGTGGGCCGCGCCACAAGATCCAGTTAGCAGCTACATGGTTGTGTGGTACACAAACCGAAGTATCTACACGTGGCTACAAACTCAAGAGACAAACCTCTCATTTCCTG GTGTGCCGCAGGAACTTTACACTGTCATTGTTACTCCACTTTACAACGACACCCCAGGAAATGACAGCACCCTTTACATTTACacagaggaggggg ACCCTGCTAAGGTCACTGGTGTGGAGGTCACTGATGTGGATGACACGTGGGCAAAAGTGGAGTGGGACACTGTCCCTTCTGACCATTGTTGTGGCTTCGTCCTCAACTACACAGTGCTCTACAAGGCTACTGACACACAGGAGCCAGAGCTCA ATGTTACAGTGAACAGCACAGGCCAGCCTGACAGACGGCACTCTGTAATACTCAAGGACCTCCAACCCGATACAGcttacagtgtgtatgtgatggCTTTCTCCATTGCCGGATCCAGTGAAAGCAATTCTTATGGCTTCACAACAAGAAAATTTG GGCAAGTCTTCATTACGATACTGGTGAGGACTGGAGTTGTAATGTTCTCACTGCTGATCGCTGCACTGTCACTCTTcattct gctgaggaggatgaggattcAGAAGGTGCCAAATCCAGGACTGAGCTCCGTAGGCCAGTGGCACAAAATG TCTTCCACTCCCTGGGTAATCAGTCAGCCCGGACAAAACATGCCATGTGATATCTCCACCCTGGAGGCTATCTTACCTCTTCCTTTCGACCCTGAAGAAACTCACCTGTTCAGCCCACAGGTGCGCACAGACCTGTCTCAGGACAACGAGAGTGTCATGCCTGGTCGCAGCACCAGAGCAGCTGATTCTACTGACACACTCTCCAACAAAGCCCAGACCAATGCTAGTTCCGAGGACAAGCCATTGTTAGGAAAGCATGCTGATGAGCCGTGCCTGGAGCAGACTCTATCTTATATCTCCGTGGAGACGGGCAAAACATTGGACCGTACTATGGAAACCCAATGTTCCTCTTTACAGACTAAACCTGGGGAACATGAGCCATGCTTGGAGCAGACTCTATCTTATATCTCTGTGGAGACAGGCCGTACTATTGAGACCCAAGGCTCCTCTTTACAGACTAAACCTGGGGAAAATGAGCCATGCTTGGAGCAGACTCTAGCTTATATCTCTGTGGAGACAGGTCAAACATTGGCCTGTACTACAGAGACCCAAGGTTCCTCCTTACAGACAAAATCTGCTGAACTGGAACCTGGAAAACAAAGCACTGTAAACACGGTTCTGTCCTACCTCACAGTGGATCAGTGCCATCGCACCAAATAA
- the LOC134100630 gene encoding interleukin-31 receptor subunit alpha-like isoform X2 has translation MTRFVCICLLCATMSGGLSTMLPKNSQNITCVSTLRLDGLYLTCDWDPLGISTSTLYSVTLRRQNRYNVKEIPVEGYITTDNKNFSRRLMGMGYAVTVTVNSSNETWQIHIDNLFDIVKYDPPYRVWTEAYTGGIRVNWETRQDYDKICDVQYLQEAPHIEKVWSTTTDFHEANTMNVTMNITDVKPCFNYTASVRCSVGKPLSPWSDWRSNTTFLPLSVDSIALQLWRRVLEPVASGMRRTVDLMWKGPPVSCQAIDGYKIVVDSNVTGYLEPTQNQTSIELSATAHRVVIAAYKNETTLCDDSVVISGVAELAGEGPPVHVAQATAVDGQILVSWAAPQDPVSSYMVVWYTNRSIYTWLQTQETNLSFPGVPQELYTVIVTPLYNDTPGNDSTLYIYTEEGDPAKVTGVEVTDVDDTWAKVEWDTVPSDHCCGFVLNYTVLYKATDTQEPELNVTVNSTGQPDRRHSVILKDLQPDTAYSVYVMAFSIAGSSESNSYGFTTRKFGQVFITILVRTGVVMFSLLIAALSLFILLRRMRIQKVPNPGLSSVGQWHKMSSTPWVISQPGQNMPCDISTLEAILPLPFDPEETHLFSPQVRTDLSQDNESVMPGRSTRAADSTDTLSNKAQTNASSEDKPLLGKHADEPCLEQTLSYISVETGKTLDRTMETQCSSLQTKPGEHEPCLEQTLSYISVETGRTIETQGSSLQTKPGENEPCLEQTLAYISVETGQTLACTTETQGSSLQTKSAELEPGKQSTVNTVLSYLTVDQCHRTK, from the exons ATGACGCGATTTGTATGTATTTGCCTCCTATGTGCTACGATGAGTGGAG GCCTTTCCACTATGCTTCCAAAGAACTCACAGAACATAACATGTGTTTCAACCCTTCGCCTGGATGGCTTATACCTAACATGTGATTGGGACCCTTTGGGAATATCAACAAGCACGCTATACTCAGTTACACTGAGAAG ACAAAACAGGTACAATGTTAAAGAAATCCCTGTGGAGGGCTATATCACTACGGACAACAAAAACTTTTCTCGTCGCCTGATGGGCATGGGGTATGctgtaacagtaacagtaaatTCATCTAATGAGACCTGGCAAATCCATATTGACAACTTGTTTGACATTG TGAAATACGACCCGCCATATCGTGTATGGACTGAAGCCTACACAGGAGGTATCCGAGTTAACTGGGAAACAAGACAGGATTAtgacaaaatatgtgatgttCAGTACCTTCAAGAAGCCCCTCACATAGAG AAAGTATGGAGTACCACAACTGATTTCCATGAAGCCAACACTATGAATGTTACTATGAATATTACTGATGTGAAGCCATGCTTCAATTATACTGCATCAGTGCGCTGTTCTGTCGGAAAGCCATTGTCCCCTTGGAGTGATTGGAGAAGCAATACAACCTTCCTGCCACTTAGTG TAGATTCCATTGCACTCCAACTATGGAGAAGGGTGCTGGAGCCGGTTGCATCGGGCATGAGGAGGACGGTTGATCTCATGTGGAAG GGTCCTCCTGTGTCCTGCCAAGCCATTGATGGGTACAAGATTGTTGTTGATTCTAACGTCACTGGGTATTTAGAGCCTACCCAGAACCAGACCTCGATTGAGCTCAGTGCCACAGCCCATCGAGTGGTGATAGCTGCATATAAAAATGAAACCACGCTTTGTGATGATTCAGTCGTGATTTCTGGTGTTGCTGAGT TGGCCGGAGAGGGTCCTCCTGTTCATGTGGCCCAGGCGACCGCTGTTGATGGCCAAATCTTGGTGTCGTGGGCCGCGCCACAAGATCCAGTTAGCAGCTACATGGTTGTGTGGTACACAAACCGAAGTATCTACACGTGGCTACAAACTCAAGAGACAAACCTCTCATTTCCTG GTGTGCCGCAGGAACTTTACACTGTCATTGTTACTCCACTTTACAACGACACCCCAGGAAATGACAGCACCCTTTACATTTACacagaggaggggg ACCCTGCTAAGGTCACTGGTGTGGAGGTCACTGATGTGGATGACACGTGGGCAAAAGTGGAGTGGGACACTGTCCCTTCTGACCATTGTTGTGGCTTCGTCCTCAACTACACAGTGCTCTACAAGGCTACTGACACACAGGAGCCAGAGCTCA ATGTTACAGTGAACAGCACAGGCCAGCCTGACAGACGGCACTCTGTAATACTCAAGGACCTCCAACCCGATACAGcttacagtgtgtatgtgatggCTTTCTCCATTGCCGGATCCAGTGAAAGCAATTCTTATGGCTTCACAACAAGAAAATTTG GGCAAGTCTTCATTACGATACTGGTGAGGACTGGAGTTGTAATGTTCTCACTGCTGATCGCTGCACTGTCACTCTTcattct gctgaggaggatgaggattcAGAAGGTGCCAAATCCAGGACTGAGCTCCGTAGGCCAGTGGCACAAAATG TCTTCCACTCCCTGGGTAATCAGTCAGCCCGGACAAAACATGCCATGTGATATCTCCACCCTGGAGGCTATCTTACCTCTTCCTTTCGACCCTGAAGAAACTCACCTGTTCAGCCCACAGGTGCGCACAGACCTGTCTCAGGACAACGAGAGTGTCATGCCTGGTCGCAGCACCAGAGCAGCTGATTCTACTGACACACTCTCCAACAAAGCCCAGACCAATGCTAGTTCCGAGGACAAGCCATTGTTAGGAAAGCATGCTGATGAGCCGTGCCTGGAGCAGACTCTATCTTATATCTCCGTGGAGACGGGCAAAACATTGGACCGTACTATGGAAACCCAATGTTCCTCTTTACAGACTAAACCTGGGGAACATGAGCCATGCTTGGAGCAGACTCTATCTTATATCTCTGTGGAGACAGGCCGTACTATTGAGACCCAAGGCTCCTCTTTACAGACTAAACCTGGGGAAAATGAGCCATGCTTGGAGCAGACTCTAGCTTATATCTCTGTGGAGACAGGTCAAACATTGGCCTGTACTACAGAGACCCAAGGTTCCTCCTTACAGACAAAATCTGCTGAACTGGAACCTGGAAAACAAAGCACTGTAAACACGGTTCTGTCCTACCTCACAGTGGATCAGTGCCATCGCACCAAATAA
- the LOC134100630 gene encoding interleukin-31 receptor subunit alpha-like isoform X1, with product MTRFVCICLLCATMSGVGLSTMLPKNSQNITCVSTLRLDGLYLTCDWDPLGISTSTLYSVTLRRQNRYNVKEIPVEGYITTDNKNFSRRLMGMGYAVTVTVNSSNETWQIHIDNLFDIVKYDPPYRVWTEAYTGGIRVNWETRQDYDKICDVQYLQEAPHIEKVWSTTTDFHEANTMNVTMNITDVKPCFNYTASVRCSVGKPLSPWSDWRSNTTFLPLSVDSIALQLWRRVLEPVASGMRRTVDLMWKGPPVSCQAIDGYKIVVDSNVTGYLEPTQNQTSIELSATAHRVVIAAYKNETTLCDDSVVISGVAELAGEGPPVHVAQATAVDGQILVSWAAPQDPVSSYMVVWYTNRSIYTWLQTQETNLSFPGVPQELYTVIVTPLYNDTPGNDSTLYIYTEEGDPAKVTGVEVTDVDDTWAKVEWDTVPSDHCCGFVLNYTVLYKATDTQEPELNVTVNSTGQPDRRHSVILKDLQPDTAYSVYVMAFSIAGSSESNSYGFTTRKFGQVFITILVRTGVVMFSLLIAALSLFILLRRMRIQKVPNPGLSSVGQWHKMSSTPWVISQPGQNMPCDISTLEAILPLPFDPEETHLFSPQVRTDLSQDNESVMPGRSTRAADSTDTLSNKAQTNASSEDKPLLGKHADEPCLEQTLSYISVETGKTLDRTMETQCSSLQTKPGEHEPCLEQTLSYISVETGRTIETQGSSLQTKPGENEPCLEQTLAYISVETGQTLACTTETQGSSLQTKSAELEPGKQSTVNTVLSYLTVDQCHRTK from the exons ATGACGCGATTTGTATGTATTTGCCTCCTATGTGCTACGATGAGTGGAG TAGGCCTTTCCACTATGCTTCCAAAGAACTCACAGAACATAACATGTGTTTCAACCCTTCGCCTGGATGGCTTATACCTAACATGTGATTGGGACCCTTTGGGAATATCAACAAGCACGCTATACTCAGTTACACTGAGAAG ACAAAACAGGTACAATGTTAAAGAAATCCCTGTGGAGGGCTATATCACTACGGACAACAAAAACTTTTCTCGTCGCCTGATGGGCATGGGGTATGctgtaacagtaacagtaaatTCATCTAATGAGACCTGGCAAATCCATATTGACAACTTGTTTGACATTG TGAAATACGACCCGCCATATCGTGTATGGACTGAAGCCTACACAGGAGGTATCCGAGTTAACTGGGAAACAAGACAGGATTAtgacaaaatatgtgatgttCAGTACCTTCAAGAAGCCCCTCACATAGAG AAAGTATGGAGTACCACAACTGATTTCCATGAAGCCAACACTATGAATGTTACTATGAATATTACTGATGTGAAGCCATGCTTCAATTATACTGCATCAGTGCGCTGTTCTGTCGGAAAGCCATTGTCCCCTTGGAGTGATTGGAGAAGCAATACAACCTTCCTGCCACTTAGTG TAGATTCCATTGCACTCCAACTATGGAGAAGGGTGCTGGAGCCGGTTGCATCGGGCATGAGGAGGACGGTTGATCTCATGTGGAAG GGTCCTCCTGTGTCCTGCCAAGCCATTGATGGGTACAAGATTGTTGTTGATTCTAACGTCACTGGGTATTTAGAGCCTACCCAGAACCAGACCTCGATTGAGCTCAGTGCCACAGCCCATCGAGTGGTGATAGCTGCATATAAAAATGAAACCACGCTTTGTGATGATTCAGTCGTGATTTCTGGTGTTGCTGAGT TGGCCGGAGAGGGTCCTCCTGTTCATGTGGCCCAGGCGACCGCTGTTGATGGCCAAATCTTGGTGTCGTGGGCCGCGCCACAAGATCCAGTTAGCAGCTACATGGTTGTGTGGTACACAAACCGAAGTATCTACACGTGGCTACAAACTCAAGAGACAAACCTCTCATTTCCTG GTGTGCCGCAGGAACTTTACACTGTCATTGTTACTCCACTTTACAACGACACCCCAGGAAATGACAGCACCCTTTACATTTACacagaggaggggg ACCCTGCTAAGGTCACTGGTGTGGAGGTCACTGATGTGGATGACACGTGGGCAAAAGTGGAGTGGGACACTGTCCCTTCTGACCATTGTTGTGGCTTCGTCCTCAACTACACAGTGCTCTACAAGGCTACTGACACACAGGAGCCAGAGCTCA ATGTTACAGTGAACAGCACAGGCCAGCCTGACAGACGGCACTCTGTAATACTCAAGGACCTCCAACCCGATACAGcttacagtgtgtatgtgatggCTTTCTCCATTGCCGGATCCAGTGAAAGCAATTCTTATGGCTTCACAACAAGAAAATTTG GGCAAGTCTTCATTACGATACTGGTGAGGACTGGAGTTGTAATGTTCTCACTGCTGATCGCTGCACTGTCACTCTTcattct gctgaggaggatgaggattcAGAAGGTGCCAAATCCAGGACTGAGCTCCGTAGGCCAGTGGCACAAAATG TCTTCCACTCCCTGGGTAATCAGTCAGCCCGGACAAAACATGCCATGTGATATCTCCACCCTGGAGGCTATCTTACCTCTTCCTTTCGACCCTGAAGAAACTCACCTGTTCAGCCCACAGGTGCGCACAGACCTGTCTCAGGACAACGAGAGTGTCATGCCTGGTCGCAGCACCAGAGCAGCTGATTCTACTGACACACTCTCCAACAAAGCCCAGACCAATGCTAGTTCCGAGGACAAGCCATTGTTAGGAAAGCATGCTGATGAGCCGTGCCTGGAGCAGACTCTATCTTATATCTCCGTGGAGACGGGCAAAACATTGGACCGTACTATGGAAACCCAATGTTCCTCTTTACAGACTAAACCTGGGGAACATGAGCCATGCTTGGAGCAGACTCTATCTTATATCTCTGTGGAGACAGGCCGTACTATTGAGACCCAAGGCTCCTCTTTACAGACTAAACCTGGGGAAAATGAGCCATGCTTGGAGCAGACTCTAGCTTATATCTCTGTGGAGACAGGTCAAACATTGGCCTGTACTACAGAGACCCAAGGTTCCTCCTTACAGACAAAATCTGCTGAACTGGAACCTGGAAAACAAAGCACTGTAAACACGGTTCTGTCCTACCTCACAGTGGATCAGTGCCATCGCACCAAATAA
- the LOC134100630 gene encoding interleukin-31 receptor subunit alpha-like isoform X4: protein MTRFVCICLLCATMSGVGLSTMLPKNSQNITCVSTLRLDGLYLTCDWDPLGISTSTLYSVTLRRQNRYNVKEIPVEGYITTDNKNFSRRLMGMGYAVTVTVNSSNETWQIHIDNLFDIVKYDPPYRVWTEAYTGGIRVNWETRQDYDKICDVQYLQEAPHIEKVWSTTTDFHEANTMNVTMNITDVKPCFNYTASVRCSVGKPLSPWSDWRSNTTFLPLSVDSIALQLWRRVLEPVASGMRRTVDLMWKGPPVSCQAIDGYKIVVDSNVTGYLEPTQNQTSIELSATAHRVVIAAYKNETTLCDDSVVISGVAELAGEGPPVHVAQATAVDGQILVSWAAPQDPVSSYMVVWYTNRSIYTWLQTQETNLSFPGVPQELYTVIVTPLYNDTPGNDSTLYIYTEEGDPAKVTGVEVTDVDDTWAKVEWDTVPSDHCCGFVLNYTVLYKATDTQEPELNVTVNSTGQPDRRHSVILKDLQPDTAYSVYVMAFSIAGSSESNSYGFTTRKFGQVFITILVRTGVVMFSLLIAALSLFILLRRMRIQKVPNPGLSSVGQWHKMVQN, encoded by the exons ATGACGCGATTTGTATGTATTTGCCTCCTATGTGCTACGATGAGTGGAG TAGGCCTTTCCACTATGCTTCCAAAGAACTCACAGAACATAACATGTGTTTCAACCCTTCGCCTGGATGGCTTATACCTAACATGTGATTGGGACCCTTTGGGAATATCAACAAGCACGCTATACTCAGTTACACTGAGAAG ACAAAACAGGTACAATGTTAAAGAAATCCCTGTGGAGGGCTATATCACTACGGACAACAAAAACTTTTCTCGTCGCCTGATGGGCATGGGGTATGctgtaacagtaacagtaaatTCATCTAATGAGACCTGGCAAATCCATATTGACAACTTGTTTGACATTG TGAAATACGACCCGCCATATCGTGTATGGACTGAAGCCTACACAGGAGGTATCCGAGTTAACTGGGAAACAAGACAGGATTAtgacaaaatatgtgatgttCAGTACCTTCAAGAAGCCCCTCACATAGAG AAAGTATGGAGTACCACAACTGATTTCCATGAAGCCAACACTATGAATGTTACTATGAATATTACTGATGTGAAGCCATGCTTCAATTATACTGCATCAGTGCGCTGTTCTGTCGGAAAGCCATTGTCCCCTTGGAGTGATTGGAGAAGCAATACAACCTTCCTGCCACTTAGTG TAGATTCCATTGCACTCCAACTATGGAGAAGGGTGCTGGAGCCGGTTGCATCGGGCATGAGGAGGACGGTTGATCTCATGTGGAAG GGTCCTCCTGTGTCCTGCCAAGCCATTGATGGGTACAAGATTGTTGTTGATTCTAACGTCACTGGGTATTTAGAGCCTACCCAGAACCAGACCTCGATTGAGCTCAGTGCCACAGCCCATCGAGTGGTGATAGCTGCATATAAAAATGAAACCACGCTTTGTGATGATTCAGTCGTGATTTCTGGTGTTGCTGAGT TGGCCGGAGAGGGTCCTCCTGTTCATGTGGCCCAGGCGACCGCTGTTGATGGCCAAATCTTGGTGTCGTGGGCCGCGCCACAAGATCCAGTTAGCAGCTACATGGTTGTGTGGTACACAAACCGAAGTATCTACACGTGGCTACAAACTCAAGAGACAAACCTCTCATTTCCTG GTGTGCCGCAGGAACTTTACACTGTCATTGTTACTCCACTTTACAACGACACCCCAGGAAATGACAGCACCCTTTACATTTACacagaggaggggg ACCCTGCTAAGGTCACTGGTGTGGAGGTCACTGATGTGGATGACACGTGGGCAAAAGTGGAGTGGGACACTGTCCCTTCTGACCATTGTTGTGGCTTCGTCCTCAACTACACAGTGCTCTACAAGGCTACTGACACACAGGAGCCAGAGCTCA ATGTTACAGTGAACAGCACAGGCCAGCCTGACAGACGGCACTCTGTAATACTCAAGGACCTCCAACCCGATACAGcttacagtgtgtatgtgatggCTTTCTCCATTGCCGGATCCAGTGAAAGCAATTCTTATGGCTTCACAACAAGAAAATTTG GGCAAGTCTTCATTACGATACTGGTGAGGACTGGAGTTGTAATGTTCTCACTGCTGATCGCTGCACTGTCACTCTTcattct gctgaggaggatgaggattcAGAAGGTGCCAAATCCAGGACTGAGCTCCGTAGGCCAGTGGCACAAAATGGTACAGAACTGA